Genomic DNA from Acuticoccus sp. MNP-M23:
GGGCCATGAACTCGGGGTCCACGCCGCGTTCGAAGCGGTGGCGGGCATCCGATTGGATGCCGAGCGCACGGCCGGTCCTGGCGATGTTGATCGGTTCCCACAGCGCCGATTCCACCAGGACGCGCGTGGTGGTCTCGCTGGAGCCGGATGCCTCGCCGCCCATGATGCCGGCCAGCGATTCGATGCCGTTATCGTCGGCAATCACGCACATGGCGGGGGTCAGCGTATAGGTCTTGCCGTCCAGCGCCTCGACGCTTTCGCCCTCGGCGGCGCGGCGGACCACGAGGTTCCCGGCAACCTTGTCGGCGTCGAACACGTGGAGCGGGCGGCCGACATCGTGCGTCATGTAGTTGGTGACGTCGACGAGCTTGTTGATCGGGCGAAGGCCGATGGCCATCAGCCGGCGCTTCATCCAGTCCGGCGACGGGCCGTTGGCAACGCCCTCGATCAGCCGCAGCGCGAATGCCGGGCAGAGCGTCTCGCCACCTGGGAATTCCAGCGTCACGGACGGGGCAGGGGAGCCGCCTTCGGAAATCGCCGGAATGTCGAGCGGCTTCAGCGTGCCGAGGCCGGCGGCGGCCAGATCGCGCGCAATGCCGCGCACGCCGAGACAGTCGGCCCGGTTGGGGGTGACGCCGATGTCGATCACAGGATCGCCGAGCTTGGCCCAGTCCGCATAAGGGGTGCCGACCGGCGCGTCGTCCGGCAGGTCGACGATGCCGTCGTGTTCGTCCGAAAGGCCCATCTCGCGCTCGGACAGCATCATGCCGCGGCTTTCCACGCCGCGGATGGAGCCGATGGACAGGTCCACCCCCGTGCCGGGAATGTGGGTGCCAGGCGCTGCAAACACGCCGACCAGGCCGGTGCGGGCATTAGGCGCGCCGCAGACCACCTGGACGGACGAGCCGTCCCCGGGGTCCACGGTGAGGACGCGCAGGCGGTCCGCGTCCGGGTGCTGCGTGGCGCTGACGACGCGGGCGATGCGGAACGGCGCGAGAGCCGCGGCGCGGTCTTCCACGCCCTCCACTTCGAGGCCGATGACGGTAAGGCGGCTCAGAATCTCCTGGAGCGGTGCGTCCGTCTCAAGGTGGTCCTTCAGCCAGGACAAGGTGAATTTCATCGTTTTTTCAGGTCGCGGTCATTGTCGGATAAAGGCGGAGGGGACGCTTGATGTCAGGCGCCGGAGGAGTAGCCGAGCCGGCGCAGATACGCCTGGAAGCGCGGGGCGTCGGTTTCGTCGAAGAGCTGTTGTTCGGCGCCGTGCCTCACAAGGATCGAATTGGCGACTTTGACCATGTTGGCCTCCAGCGCTTCGCAAGTCGGGGCGCTCGCCCGCTTGTACGCCGATTCCAGCTCCCGCGCATACTTTTGGCTGATCTTGATGTGCCCGGCTTCGTGGATCACCGCATACTGGCTGATGATGTCCCACTTGACCCGCAGCTCGGGGGCAGCCCTGTCCCGCTGGCGCCATTCCGGCAGGATCACTTCCGAGCGCAGGCCCACCCGCCCGTTGCGATTATAGCGGCAGGATGCGCCGGTCTTGTTCACGTCGAAGCTGTGCATGAACGAGGTTTCCACCGCCGCAAAGGCGCGTCCCTTCAGCCCGGGCACCGCAGGGCCATGGATCGCCAGCGAGCGCTCAAGGGTCGACAGCGTTGTGCCCGAGACCTTGTAGGTCTTCACCGAAACGTCGGTCGGCGGTGCGGGTGTGCAGGACGCAAGCGCCAAGGCGCCGAGGGCAACGGCAACAATGGCGCTTATTTTCATTTGCTGAGGCCTCCAGCCAGCGACGGACGGTCGAACGCCGCGAAGCCGTAGTGGGACAGCCAGCGTGCGTCGCCATCGAAGAAGGCGCGCAGGTCCGGCATCCCGTACTTCAGCATGGCGATGCGGTCGATCCCCATGCCCCACGCGAAGCCCTGGTACTTGTCGGGGTCGATGCCGCAATTGGCCAGCACGTTGGGGTGCACCATGCCGCTGCCAAGAATTTCCAGCCAGTCGTCCCCTGCGCCAAGCTCGATGCCGTCCTTGGTGCGGCGGCAGCGAATGTCGACCTCGTAGGACGGCTCGGTGAACGGGAAGTAGGACGCGCGGAAGCGCATGGAGGCGTCCTCCACCTCGAAGAACGCCTTGCAGAATTCCCGCAGCACCCACTTCAGATGCCCCACATGGGCGGTCTCGTCGACGACGAGGCCCTCCACCTGATGGAACATCGGCGTGTGGGTCTGGTCCGAGTCGTTGCGATAGGTGCGGCCGGGCGCGATGATGCGGATCGGCGGCTTCTGGTTCAGCATCGTGCGGATCTGCACCGGCGAGGTGTGCGTGCGCAGGAGGCGCCGCGTCCCGTCCTCCCGCTGGGGGAAGAAGAACGTGTCGTGCTCGTCGCGCGCCGGATGGCCGTCGGGGAAGTTGAGCTTGGTGAAGTTGAGGTCGTCGGTCTCGATGTCCGGCCCTTCGGCGACCGAGAAGCCGAGGTCGGCGAAGATCGCGAAAAGCTCGTCCATGGTCTGGCTGATCGGGTGGACCCGGCCTTCCACCAGCGCGCTTTTGGGCGGCGCCAGCGTCACGTCCACACGCTCGGCTTCGAGCCGGCGGGTGAGCGCTTCGGCGGCCAGCGCATCGCGGCGGGCGGCAATGGCGTCGCCGACGCGGGCCTTGAGGCCGTTCAGCGCCGGCCCCATCACCTGACGCTCGTCCGGGCTCATCTTGCCCAGCGTCTTCATCTTTTCCGAAACGCTGCCCTTCTTGCCGAGGGCAGAAACGCGCACTGCGTCGAGCGCCGCCTCGTCGGCAGCGCCGCTGATCGCCGCATCAATCTCCGCTTCGAGCGTTGCAAGCTCGTCTGGCTGGCTGGAAGCCGCATCCATCGCAATCGTACCTTGAAGTTTTACCGGGTCAGAGTAACAGAGCCTGCGGGGCGCGAAAGCGAACCGGCGCCGGGTGCGTCGCCGCACCGCAACGATGGTGCGCCGGCGTGTCGCTTGTGCACCAGCGCGCCCGGTGTGTTAGCGCAGGCTGTTGGCGGATGGCACGAAAATCGCCTATACGTCGCGCGAGAGTTGATTGTGAGGTTTTCCATGACGGTGAGTGAGTCGGTCCCTGTGGAGCGGACAGCCCGTGCGACCCCCATCTCGATCATCGGGATGTCCGGTCTGCGCGAGATCGTTGCCGTCAGCTCAGGCATGGCACTCATCTATACCATTGCGGCGATGATCATCGGCGGGCGCCCGCTGCTGACGTTGGCATTGGTGTTCGCCGGCCTCCTGTTCTGGACCTTTCTCGAATATCTGCTCCACCGCTGGATGCTGCACTGGGAGCCGGAAGACAAACTCCAGAAGACGATTCGCAAATGCTTCCCGACTCACCGCTCGCATCACGACGCACCGATGAACGAGCGCAAGAACATCAAGAAGCAGCTGAAGATCATCATCTATCTGATGACCGCATACTGTGCGTTTCTGGCGCTGATCGGCTTTCCGCTGGCCATGGTGCTGGCGGTCAATGCCGGCGTGCTCCTCGGCTATCAGGCCTACGAGTACGTCCACGTCGCCTGCCATCACCTGCCCATGAAGAATGCGTGGGCCGCGTTGCTGAAGCGCCATCACGCGATCCACCATCACCGCGACGAGACGGTGAATTTCGGCGTCACCACCACCATCTGGGACAGCGTCTTCGGGACCACCTGGAAGCCCGCCCGCGCGCCGACCGCCTGAGGTGCGGGCGCTCGTGGTCGGTGCCAGCGGCGGCATCGGTGCTGCGCTGTGCACCGCGATGGCGCAGCAAGGCGCCGAAATCACGCGCCTGTCCCGCTCCGCCGACGGACTGGACGTTACGGACGAAGCGGCGATCGAAGCCGCGACGGGACCGCTGAGCGGCACGTATGAGCGGATCATCGTCGCCACAGGCGCGCTGGAAGCGGCCGGACAACCCCCCGAAAAGACCATCCGGGACCTGACGCCCGAGGCGCTTGCCGCCCAGTTCGCGGTCAACGCCATGGGTCCGGCTCTGGTGCTGAAGCACATCTGGCGGCTGATCCCGCGGGACAGGCCATCTGCCGTTGCGGTGCTGTCGGCCCGTGTCGGCTCCATCGGCGATAACCGGCTCGGCGGCTGGTACAGCTACCGTACCGCCAAGGCGGCGGTGAACCAGCTTGTCCACACGGCGGCGATCGAGCTTGCCCGTTCCCACCGCGAGGCAGTCCTGGTCGCGCTTCACCCGGGCACGGTGGCCACCCCCTTCACCGCAGATTACGCCGGCCGCCACAAGACGGTGCCGCCGGCGGAGGCTGCCCACAATCTGCTGAACGTGATCGATGGCCTGACGCCGGCCGACACAGGCCGCTTCTTCGACTGGAAGGGCGAGCCCGTCCCCTGGTAGTCGCCCAACGAAAAACCCCGCGCCGGGTGAGCGGCACGGGGTTCGATCGTCTGGCCGAAAGGCCGGCGTGTTACGCGTTCTGCGTGCCGCGCTGGCTTTCCGGCAGTGCGGCGCGGGCCTGATCCACGATGGCGGCGAACGCGGCCGGCTCATGCATGGCGAGGTCTGCGAGCACCTTGCGGTCGACTTCGATGCCGGCCTTGGACAGACCGTCGATCAGGCGGGCGTAGGTGAGGCCCATGGGGCGGACGGCCGCGTTGATGCGCTGGATCCAGAGTGCGCGGAAGTTGCGCTTCTTGACCTTGCGGTCGCGGTAAGCGTACTGGCCGGCCTTCTCCACCGCCTGCTTGGCGACGCGGATCGTATTCTTGCGGCGGCCATAATAGCCTTTCGCAAGCTTCAGGACTTTTTTGTGCTTGGCGTGTGCAGTGACGCCGCGTTTGACGCGTGACATTCTGGCGTCTCCTTATGCGTTGGGCATGAAATTCTTCACAATCCGCTTGGCATCGGCCTTGTGAAGAACAGTGGTGCCGCGTGCCTTGCGAATGAACTTCGTGGAACGCTTGATCATGCCGTGACGCTTGCCAGCCTGACCCGCCTTGACGTGGCCTGAAGCGGTAAGCTTGAAGCGCTTCTTCGCGCCCGATTTGGTCTTCATCTTGGGCATTTCATACTCCGTCGGTGGCGGTCGCCGCGGCATGCCCGAACGATCTGGCATGAAGCACCAGAGAGGCCGGGCGACCTTGTCGTGAGAGACGCGGGATATAGCCGCCCCTTCACCAAAACGCAACACATGAACGCCCCAAGGGCTCGGCGCGGGTCAAGGGCGCCGCAAAGCGGCGGGCGCAGCCTTCACCCTTGACGCGTGCCGAGCCCGCCCAACGCTCGAACCAGGGGATCAGGACAGACGGACGCGAAGCGGCCATCTGCCCTGAACCCCTGCCCATCGGCGAGATGGAGGGAGCGCGAGGGAGGAAATCCCTCGCTCACGGCCTCTCAACCCGCAGGAGCCGCCACAATGCGCCCCGCCGCAACAAAGAACCGATCCGCCCGCGCGCCGAGCGCCTCGAACAGCGCAGGGTCCGTCCCGGTCATGAAAGTCTGTGCCCCCAGCCCGTCGAGGGTGTCGTAGAGCGCCGCGCGGCGCATCGGGTCGAGGTGGGCGGCCACTTCGTCGAGGAGCAGGAGCGGTGGGTCGCCGGAGAGGCGGGCGACGAGGGCCGCGTGGCCGAGAACGAGGCCGATGAGGAGCGCCTTCTGTTCGCCGGTGGAGGCGAGGGCGGCGGGCATCTGTTTGTCGCGGTGGAGGACGTCGAGGTCGGCGCGATGGGGGCCGGACAGCGCGCGGCAGGCGGCGCGGTCGCGTTCCCGGCGTTCGGCGAGGCGGGCGGCGAAGGCTGCGCCGTCGCTGTCGCCCTCATCGCCGGTGATTTCGAGGACCGCCTCCGGAAAATCGTTGCCGCCCTTGGCGCGCTCGGCTTGCCGGGCATTCAGCTGGGCCACCAGCGATGCGCGGTGGCTGGCGAGCGCGGAGCCATGTTCGGCCATCTCGCGTTCAACGGCCTGAAACCAGCCGCTGTCGTGCACCCGGTCCTCGAACATCTTGTTGCGCTGGCGGGTGGCACGTTCGTAGGCGTTCGCGCGGCGGCCATGGTCGGGGTAGAGGGCAAGCGCCATGCGGTCGAGAAAGCGGCGGCGGTCGGTGGCGGCGCCGGTGAAGAGGCCATCCATCGCTGGCGTCAGCCACAGGACGCGCAGGATGTCGGTCAGGTCGTCGGGGCGGCGGTCGTCGCCGTCGATGCGGACCTGACGGGTCGAGCCGCCGGGGGGGAGGCCGATGCCGACGCCGGTC
This window encodes:
- a CDS encoding DUF922 domain-containing protein, producing MKISAIVAVALGALALASCTPAPPTDVSVKTYKVSGTTLSTLERSLAIHGPAVPGLKGRAFAAVETSFMHSFDVNKTGASCRYNRNGRVGLRSEVILPEWRQRDRAAPELRVKWDIISQYAVIHEAGHIKISQKYARELESAYKRASAPTCEALEANMVKVANSILVRHGAEQQLFDETDAPRFQAYLRRLGYSSGA
- the pheS gene encoding phenylalanine--tRNA ligase subunit alpha, which encodes MDAASSQPDELATLEAEIDAAISGAADEAALDAVRVSALGKKGSVSEKMKTLGKMSPDERQVMGPALNGLKARVGDAIAARRDALAAEALTRRLEAERVDVTLAPPKSALVEGRVHPISQTMDELFAIFADLGFSVAEGPDIETDDLNFTKLNFPDGHPARDEHDTFFFPQREDGTRRLLRTHTSPVQIRTMLNQKPPIRIIAPGRTYRNDSDQTHTPMFHQVEGLVVDETAHVGHLKWVLREFCKAFFEVEDASMRFRASYFPFTEPSYEVDIRCRRTKDGIELGAGDDWLEILGSGMVHPNVLANCGIDPDKYQGFAWGMGIDRIAMLKYGMPDLRAFFDGDARWLSHYGFAAFDRPSLAGGLSK
- a CDS encoding sterol desaturase family protein, with translation MTVSESVPVERTARATPISIIGMSGLREIVAVSSGMALIYTIAAMIIGGRPLLTLALVFAGLLFWTFLEYLLHRWMLHWEPEDKLQKTIRKCFPTHRSHHDAPMNERKNIKKQLKIIIYLMTAYCAFLALIGFPLAMVLAVNAGVLLGYQAYEYVHVACHHLPMKNAWAALLKRHHAIHHHRDETVNFGVTTTIWDSVFGTTWKPARAPTA
- a CDS encoding SDR family NAD(P)-dependent oxidoreductase → MRALVVGASGGIGAALCTAMAQQGAEITRLSRSADGLDVTDEAAIEAATGPLSGTYERIIVATGALEAAGQPPEKTIRDLTPEALAAQFAVNAMGPALVLKHIWRLIPRDRPSAVAVLSARVGSIGDNRLGGWYSYRTAKAAVNQLVHTAAIELARSHREAVLVALHPGTVATPFTADYAGRHKTVPPAEAAHNLLNVIDGLTPADTGRFFDWKGEPVPW
- the rplT gene encoding 50S ribosomal protein L20, with the protein product MSRVKRGVTAHAKHKKVLKLAKGYYGRRKNTIRVAKQAVEKAGQYAYRDRKVKKRNFRALWIQRINAAVRPMGLTYARLIDGLSKAGIEVDRKVLADLAMHEPAAFAAIVDQARAALPESQRGTQNA
- the rpmI gene encoding 50S ribosomal protein L35 codes for the protein MPKMKTKSGAKKRFKLTASGHVKAGQAGKRHGMIKRSTKFIRKARGTTVLHKADAKRIVKNFMPNA
- the recF gene encoding DNA replication/repair protein RecF (All proteins in this family for which functions are known are DNA-binding proteins that assist the filamentation of RecA onto DNA for the initiation of recombination or recombinational repair.), which produces MDTVRLTRLTLTDFRNYATATFETRAGHVVFTGPNGAGKTNILEAISLLSPGRGLRRATYAQMGRQGSLGRWAINARLAKDGEETGVGIGLPPGGSTRQVRIDGDDRRPDDLTDILRVLWLTPAMDGLFTGAATDRRRFLDRMALALYPDHGRRANAYERATRQRNKMFEDRVHDSGWFQAVEREMAEHGSALASHRASLVAQLNARQAERAKGGNDFPEAVLEITGDEGDSDGAAFAARLAERRERDRAACRALSGPHRADLDVLHRDKQMPAALASTGEQKALLIGLVLGHAALVARLSGDPPLLLLDEVAAHLDPMRRAALYDTLDGLGAQTFMTGTDPALFEALGARADRFFVAAGRIVAAPAG